The following DNA comes from Oscillospiraceae bacterium.
GGCCATGCGGCTGTCTTTGCGCTGCTCTGTCGTGGGGTTTATCAGGTACTCGCCGCTGGGCGCCAGCCCTACGCTGACCGCACCGACCGGCCCGCCCCACGGGATATCGGAAATAGAAATGGCAGTGCTGGCGCCGATAAGTGCCGCAATCACCGGCGAACAGTCGGGGTCTACGCTCATCACCGTGCACACAACCGTGACATCGTTTCGCATATCCTTGGGGAACAGCGGACGAATGGAGCGGTCTATCAGGCGGCTCGCCAAAACAGCCTCTTCCGGCGGCCTGCCCTCACGCTTTAAAAAGGAACCGGGTATACGCCCCACTGCGTACAATTTTTCCTCATAATCCACAGAAAGCGGAAAAAAGTCCACGCCCTCACGCGGCTGGCTGCTGGCGGTTGCGGTGCACAGTACAACCGTCTCGCCATAGCGCACAAAGCATGCGCCGTCTGCCAGCTGTGCCAATTTGCCGGTCTCTATCTGCAGGCTGCGGCCCGCAAGCGACGTCTGAAAGGTTCTGCTGTTCTCGAACATGGTGGTCCTCCTTCTGCGCGATTCCCCTGCGCAATGCAATTCTTCATTCATTTTGCATAAAGTATAGCACATATATATACAAATTTATAGTATGAATTTAAAAAATTACCTGAATTAGAGGGCCATATAATAGAAAAAACCGCTGCAGGCACACATGGCACCTACAGCGGTCTGTTTTTTGTGATTACTTGCGCAGATTCAGCTTTGCAATCAGGGCGCGGTAACGCTCGATGTCGACGCGCTCAAGGTAATTGAGCAGGCTGCGGCGGGAGCCAACCATTTTCAGCAGGCCGCGGCGGCTGTGATGATCTTTCTGATGGGTGCGCAGATGCTCGGTCAGGTCATTGATGCGCTTTGTCAGCACAGCGACCTGTACTTCCGGGGAGCCTGTGTCGCCCTCATGGGTTGCGTACTGCTTGATGATTTCGGTCTTTTCTGCTTTTGTCATAATAAAAATACCACCTTTAAAAAATTACCGCATGCACAGGGAAGGGTCTTTGTGGGTTTCCCGAAGCGGGCAGTCGCCCTTCTCCGCAAAATGGGTATGGATTAGTATAACATAATCCTTACAATTATGCAAATGCCTGCAGGCGTTCTTTTTCCAAATACTGCTTGGCACAGGCACCGTCGCGCCGAATCTGTCTGCCGAGTGCCTCCACACTGGAAAACTTCTTTTCGGCGCGTATAAAATGCAGAAGGTCTGTGCGCACAGTTTCGCCGTACACCTCTGGCCCGGTGTAGTCTGGCATCCAGGTTTCTGCGCTGACACAGTGCCCGCCCACCGTGGGCCGCACCCCGACATTGGTGACACCGCAGTAGACCTGTCCATTCAGGTAAACAAGGCTGGCATACACCCCAAAGCGCGGCAGCACAAACGAAGCGGGCACCTGCTGGTTTAAAGTCGGCGTACCCAGCTGGCGGCCAAGCTTTTTGCCGTGTTTTACCGGGGAAAGGTAGCCATAGGGCCTGCCCAGCAGGCTGGCGGCCTCCTCCATCCTGCCGTCGCGCACCAGTGCACGAATGCGTGTACTGCTGACCGGTGCCCCGCCCTGCATAACCGCCGGCTCGACCGCCGCGGCCAAGCCGTGCTCTTTGCACAGGCGGCGCAAGTCGTCGCTGTTGGCGCGGCCGCCCGCACCAAAGGTGAAGTTAAACCCGCAGCACACTTTTTTTGCGTTGCACACCTTCATTAAGATATTCTCGACAAACTGCTCTGCTGTCAAATTCATAATACTGGAAAAGCGCAGCAGGTAAAGCTGCTGTACCCCAAAGGTTTCCAGTACCTGCTCTTTTTGCTGTTCGGTCATCAGCTCAACATTGCACTGCCCGCATAAGTCGCAGGAAGGGTTGTGCACAAAGGTGAGCACAGTCGGCGTAAGCCCCGGCTGACCAACCGCCTGCGAAATGACCGCGCGGTGCCCGATATGCAGCCCATCAAAGGAACCCAGCGCAACAGCCGTTGGCTCTTCACTGGGTATCAATTCCTTGTTGATTTTCATGTTTTGTTCCATCCTCCCGTACAAACAGACGCACCACGCGCAGTTCGTCCTTTTCTTTGTCTGGTGCACCCAAACCGAGAAAGCGCCCCTGCGGGTCTTTCACCCGGCATCTGCCGGCAAGTCCCGCTGGCAGATTCACCCGCTGTAAGGCAAGGCCGCCGCCGTTTACAAAGCGCCCCGCCTGCGGCTGTGTCACTGTCACCTGCGGCAGGTCGAGAAACAGGGTCTCTGCCGGCAGCACCCGCTGCAGCAGCGCCGCGCGGTCCATTTGCTTTGCCTCTGCCAAAGGCAGCGCGTCCTGCAGGGAAAATCCGGAAGCTTCCGTGCGCCGCAGCGCTGTCATAACCCCATGCGAGCCGAGTGCTTCGCCGAGGTCTGCGCACAGGGTGCGCACATAGGTGCCGCCGGAACAGGTAAGTGTCAGTTCTCCGGTGCGTGCCGCCGCATCATAAGAAAGCAGGCGCAGCTGATAAATGGTGATTGCGCGGGGCTCCCGCTGCACCGTCTTTCCCTGCCGGGCAAGATCGTACAGCCGTACGCCGTTTTTCCGCAGGGCACTGTACATGGGCGGTGTCTGCAGAATCTTTCCGGTAAAGCGCGGCAGCGCCGCCGCAAGCTTTTCCTGGGAAATAGGGGTACCGTCACGGGCCTGCACAGTGCCTGTGCGGTCCTGTGTATCCGTGGAAAGGCCAAACGCGAAAGAAGCCTCGTACGTTTTTGGCCGCTGCCCTAAAAAGGGAAGCGCGCGGGTCGCCTGCCCCAAAAGCATGGGCAGCACGCCCGTTGCCATGGGGTCAAGCGTGCCGGTATGGCCGATTTTGCGCTCTCCGGTCAAGCGGCGCAGCACCGCCACCGCGTCAAAAGAAGTAAACCCCTCTGGCTTATCCAGTACCAAAACGCCCGTCATGCCTGCTCCAGATAATCATTGACTGCGGCGACAATCTGTTTTTCGGCCTCTTTGACATTGCAGGGAATCGAGCAGCCTGAGGCTCCCGGGTGGCCGCCGCCGCCAAACTTCGCACAAATGACAGACGCATTCACCGGCGGCTGCGCGCGCAGTGAAATTTTGCATAGACTGTCTTCTTTTTCTTTTACGGTAATGCCCACTTTCACGCCCTCTATCGCGCGCGGAATATTGGCAATGCCGTCGGTGTCGTCTTCCCCTGCACCAGAGGCCGCCACCATTTTGCGGGTCAGCGGAATGACAGCAATTTCGCCGTTTCGATAATATTCGATTTGATTCAGCGCCTGTTTTTCCAGTTCCAGCCGCTCGCGGCTCTTGGTAGCAAACATGGCGCGGTTGATTTTATGGGTCGGTATGCCGCGCTCCATTAGGTCAGCAGCAATGCGGTGTGTGCGCGGGGTCGTATTGACAAACTGAAAGCAGCCCGTGTCGGTAATAATACCGGTATAAAGGTCTGCGGCAACCGCTTCGTCGATTTCCGCCCCCAAAAGCGGCAGAAAACGATACAGGATTTCACAGGTTGCGCCGGCCTGCGGCTCTACAATCCAGCGCTCAGCATAGTGGGCATTGCTGGGGTGGTGGTCAATGCACAGCTGCACTTTTCCGCCGTAAACCGGCCGCAGGCTGCCCAAAAGCTGCTCGTCGGCCAAATCGACCGCGACCACTGTTTTCGGTGTAAATTTCTGTTCTTCCATGCCCTGAAACAAGAACTGAAAGCGCCTGCCCACCGGGTCGCAGCACAGCACCTGTGCACGCTTGCCAAGGCGTCTCAGAGCGCGGCAAAGCGCGCTGCCGCTGCCAAAAGCGTCGCCATCGGGCGACTGATGGCACAGAATTGCGATATCCTGCTGCTGCGAAAGCCACTCTGCCGCGGCCTCAAGACTCACTTCCATGCTTTTCCTCCTTCAGGTCGTCGAGAATACGCGAAATATTGGCGCTGTATTCGATAGAATCCGTTGCTTTAAACGTTAGCGCCGGCACATGCCGCAGCGAAAGGCGGCTTGCCAGCTCGTGCCGGATATACCCTGAGGCGGATTTTAAACCCTGCACCGCTTTTTGGGCACGCGCAAGGCCCTCCATATCACTGACATATACCGTACAGTAAGAAAGGTCGCGGCTCAAATCGACCCGCACAATGCTTAAAAGGGTATTGTTTACCCGCGGGTCTTTCAGCTCACGAAAAATCGCGGTCAGCTCGCGGCGGATGTCCTCGGTCGTGCGGTCGAGTTTATAGCTCGGCATAAAAAATCCCTCCTGTCGGAAAATGCAGAGCGCTTAGGGCACCCTGCATTTCTTATTTTCTGTTTCTTTTTTTAAATCATTCCGGCTGGTATTCTTCCATACCGTAAACTTCCAGAATATCGCCGACTTTAATATCTGCAAACTTTTCAAGGCACACGCCGCAGTCATAGCCCTCGGCTACTTCCTTGACATCGTCCTTAAAGCGGCGCAGAGAAGCAATGGTGTCGTCTGCCACCACAATGCCGTCGCGCACAACACGTGCACTGGCACCGCGGGTAACCTTGCCGGAAACCACGTGGCCGCCGATGACAATGCCAACACTGCTGATTTTGTAGGTCTCGCGGCATTCGACACGGCCCAGCTGTACTTCGCGGTATTTCGGGGCAAGCATGCCCTTCATAGCGGACTCAATTTCCTGTATGCAGTTGTAAATTACGCGGTACAGACGAATATCCACACCGTCGCGCTTGGCGTTTTCTTCCGCGACCGGGTCGGGGCGCACATTAAAGCCCACAATAATCGCGTTGCTCGCCGCAGCCAGCATGACATCGCTCTCGCTGATGGCACCGACTGCGCCGTGAATGACATTGACACGCACTTCGTCGTTTGAAAGCTTTTCCAGCGACTGCGTAACGGCCTCGACAGAGCCCTGCACATCTGCCTTAACGATAATCTGCAGTTCCTTCATATCGCCCAGCTGCATCTGCTCAAAGAGGTTATCCAAAGTTACCTTGGTGCGTGCATTGAATTTTTCTTCTTTCTTTTCGGTGCGGCGCTGGTCTACCAGTTCACGGGCCAGGCGCTCATCTGAAACCGCGTTAAAGGTATCGCCGGCCTCTGGCACGCTGTCAAGGCCGGTGACCTCAACCGGCACGCTCGGCTTTGCCGACCGGATTTCCCGGCCGCTTTCGTTTGCCATTGCGCGCACACGGCCGACACTGGCGCCCGCAACCACAATATCGCCCTGGTGCAGGGTGCCATTTTGTACCAGCATGGTGGCAATCGGGCCGCGGCCCTTGTCAATGCGGGCCTCGATGATGACACCTTTTGCTGCACGGTTGGGGTTGGCTTTGAGTTCTTTCATATCCGCAATCAGCAGAATCATTTCGAGCAGGTCTTTAATACCGGTCTTCTGCTTTGCAGATACACGAATACACGGCACGTCGCCGCCCCACTCTTCCGGTACCAGGCCGTATTTTGTCAGCTGCTGCATGACAAGGTCGGGGTTTGCGCCGGGCTTGTCGATTTTATTGATTGCGACAATAATGCTGATTTTCGCGGCTTTTGCGTGGTGAATTGCCTCAATGGTCTGCGGCATTACGCCGTCGTCTGCGGCAACCACCAGTACAGCGATATCGGTAGCCATGGCGCCGCGGGCACGCATCGTGGTAAAGGCCTCATGGCCAGGGGTATCTAAGAAAGTGACCATGCGGTCGTCGATCCGGACCTGATACGCACCGATGTGCTGCGTAATGCCGCCGGCCTCGCTGTCGGTCACGTTGGTGTGGCGGATTGCGTCGAGCAGGCTGGTCTTGCCGTGGTCAACATGGCCCATAACCACAACAACCGGCGCGCGCGGCACCAAATCTTCCTCTTTGTCGTCGCTGTCGTCGATAATCTGCTCTTCGATTGTGACCTCGACTTCTTTTTCGACCTTCGCGTGAAAATCCATGGCGACTAAAGAAGCTGTATCGAAATCGACTTCATCATTGATGGAGGCAAAGACACCGTTCTGCATCAGTTTTTTAATAACTTCTGCAGCGGTTGCTTTCAGGCGCAGAGCCAACTCGCCCACTGTAATGGTTTCAGGGATCTGTACAGTAATCGGCTTTGCCTTGCGCTCTGCCGCAATACGGCGCAGGCGCTCAGCCTCGGTTTCGCGCTTGGGCCGGCGGCCGCGGCGGTAGCGGGCGCTTTTCTGGTTAAGTTTCTGTTTATGCACAACATTATCCGTCTTTACCTTTTCATTGGCAAGGCGGTCATACTTTTCATTGTATTTATCAAGCTCTACATCATGGGTGCGCGTATCGACAATCCGCTCGTGCGAATGCCGCAGGCTGCTCTCGCCGCCAAGACCGATATGCCCGATGATGGTCGCCTTTTGGCGAAACGGCTCTTTTTTGCCCTTTTGCTGCTGCGCTGGGCGGTTTGCCGGCTGCTGGCGCTGCGGCTGTCTTTGCTGCGGGCGCTGGGCCTGTTTTGTCTGTGGCTGGCGCTGCTGTGCCTGCCGTGGCTGCTGGGCTTTCTTTTCTGCCGCTTCTTTCAGTGGCACTTCTTTTTCAGAACCCTCTTCCGACACAGTAACAGCCTTTTCTTCGCGCTGGGCAAAGTAGCTGTTCAGGTCTTTTTGGTTGTTTTTCTGTGTAAAAGCCTCAAACACAAGGTCCAGCTCCTCTTCGGTCAGGGCGGTCATGTGTTTTTTGGTTTCGCCGGTGTATTTTTGCAGAACATCGATGACGTCCTTGTTTGGGACATTGAGATCCTTTGCAACTTCGTGCACGCGGTATTTAATCATCATATTAAAACATTCCTCCTCATCTGTCCGTACAAAGCGTCTTCAGTCTTTTGGCAAAGCCGGCGTCTTCCACTGCGGCTGCGCCGGTCAACTTGCCCAGCGCAGCGCCCATTTCTTCTTTGGTGCACGGCAGGGTAAAAACCGGCACGCCCAGCTCTTCGGCGGTATGCCGAATGCCGCCCGCGCTGTGCTCGGAAAGGTCCTGTGCCAAAAGAACCAGGTATGCCTTTCCGCAGCGCATGCTTTCCAGCACGGGGTCGTGCCCAAGCTGCAGCCTGCCGGCGCGGCGGCACAGGCCTAAAAATGAAAGTATCTTACTTGCTGCTGCAGGCATCCTGTTCCATCTCCTTTTCCATACGGTCGTAAACTTCCGGCGGTATCTGGCAGGAAAAGGCCTTTTCAAAGCGGCGCGCTTTCCGTGCGCGCTGCAGGCACGCAAGGCTGCGGCAGACATAGGCGCCCCGCCCGGGTTTGCGGCCGGTTAAATCCAGCGAAATCTCTCCCTCTGGTGAGCGTACAACACGAACCAGCTCTTTTTTGGGTTTCATTTCACCGCAGCCGGTACACATCCGCAGCGGAATCTTTTTCTGACGCAATGACAGACCTCCTGACCAAATGTAGCACAAATCTGATAACGGATAGCATAAGTACAGGATTGGAAATCCTGTTATATAAAGAATTACTCTGCAGGGGTTTCCTCAGGCTCAGCCTTGGGGGCTTCTTCTGACTCAGCTTTGGGGGCTTCCTCAGGTTTCTGGGTATCCTCTTCCCCGTAAAAGCCGCTTTCCGGCTTTATGTCGATTTTCCAGCCGGTCAATTTAGCGGCAAGGCGGGCGTTTTGGCCTTTGTTGCCGATTGCAAGGGAAAGCTGGCTGTCCGGCACGGTCACACGGCAGGCGTGGCTGCCATCTTCGGCAGGCTCTACAGAAAGCACATTGGCAGGTGAAAGTGCATTGGCAATGAATTTCTGCGGGTCGTCGCTGTACTCGACAATATCGATCTTTTCGCCGCCCAGTTCATCCACGATTGCGCCGACACGGCCGCCGCGTGCACCAATGCAGGCACCCACAGCATCCACCGCCGGGTCGTGCGACTCGACAGCCAGCTTTGTGCGGGAACCGGCTTCGCGGGAAACAGCCTTGATTTCAACAGTGCCGTCGTAAATTTCGGGCACCTCGGTCTCAAACAGGCGCTTGACAAGGTCTGGGTGCGTGCGGCTGATAATGGCGTGCGGGCCTTTTTCGGTATCGCGCACATCTACCACATAGACCTTGATATGGTCGCCGTCGCGGAACTCCTCGCTGCCGACCATCTCGCTGCGGGGCAGGATTGCCTCACTCTTGCCGATAAGCACGGTCGCCGCACCAGAGCGCGGGTCTACCCGCTCGACCACGGCACTGACCAGCTCCTGATGTTTCGACTGGAATTCCTGCAGCATTAGGCCGCGCTCTCCCGCGCGGATTCCCTGGCGGATAACGCCGCGCGCCTGGTGCGCGGCAATACGGCCGAATTCCTTTGTATGCAGCTGTACACTGACCTGGTCGCCGACAGCACAGGTGGGGTCGATTTCGCGCGCTTTTTCCAGCAGGATTTCATTATTGGGGTCCAGCACATCGTCTACGACTTCTTTACGCAAAAAGACCTCAAACTCATTTTTCTTTTCATTTAAGCTGACGGTCACGTTGTCGTTGTCGTAGCTGTTTTTGCAGGCAGTGGTAATCGCCTTGCAAATCTGCTCAACCATGTAATCTTTTGGAATTCCGCGCTCTCTCTCGAGCATCTCCAGCGATGCTACAATTCCGATATCTTCCTCACTCGTCTTCATTGTTTTCCTCCATCGTGTCATCGTCGTACAGTTTTACCCACGCGGTATCTGCCAAGGGGACTTCCATGGTTTCGCCCTGCGGATTCTGCAGGGTAATGGCCCCGTTTTGAGAAGCAAGCAGCGTACCAACCGCCTCACGGCTGCCGTCTGCAAAGGGACGGATAAAGCGCACCCACACCGGCTGCCCAATGCAGGCGGTGAAGTGCTCGGTGCGGGTAAGCTGCCGGTTGATGCCCGGCGAGCTGACCTCCAGCGTATAGGCGCCCGGGACCAGGTCCTGCTCATCCAGCGGATCGCTGACGGCGTGGGTCATTGCCACGCAGTCATCTATGGTGACGCCGCCTTTTTTATCGATGTAAATGCGCAGGTACCAGTCGGCACCCTCTTTTACAAAACGCACGTCCCACAGCGCAAGCCCCAGCCCGGCCGCCAGCGGCTCTGCCAGTGCGCGCACAGCCTGCGCGGTGCCCGGTCCCTTTTTCTTTGCTGCCATTGTTTCACCTCATAAAGCATATAATGCAAACAAAAGAGTGGGTCGCCCCACTCTTTCACCAATCCAGTCTATACCTTAGCTAGTTTAGCATAGATGCCGGAAAATTGCAAGATATTTCGCAAAACAGCGGCTTTACGCCGCTGTTTCTTAGCTTTCCAGCTGCTTAGCCAAAAAGCCTGCTGCCACCTGTGCCAACAGGCCGCTGCTCTGGGGCGGTTCTTCTCCGCCGGAAAGCAGAATCACCGCGCCATTGACATCGCTCTGCGCCAAAATCGGGCACACGGCGGCCGCTGTGCACTCCATTCCCTCGACCGGGTGCAGCTCCCTGCCCTGCGCCTGCACAAAACTGCGCCGCGCGCCGAGACAGTCCTCCAGTTCTTCGCTTACCCGGCGCTCTAGGTACTCTCTTTTAGAGACACCCGCTGCCGCGACGATATGGTCCCGGTCACAAATAAGCGCTGGCATGCCAGCTGTCTGGCTTAAGACCTCTGCCATTTGGGCTGAAAACAGCGACATTTCCCCAACAGGCGAATATTTTTTAAAGATGACGCCACCCTGGTTGTCTGTAAAAATCTCCAGGGCGTCGCCTTCGCGAATGCGCAGCGTGCGGCGGATTTCTTTTGGAATGACAACCCGCCCCAGGTCATCTATCCTTCTAACGATCCCGGTTGCCTTCAATACGAAACATCCCCTTATTCTCATTCATCATTTTCTCAGGTAAGGTTTAGTATTTACAGCAATTCAAAAAATACGCCTGCTGCAGAAATTTGCCGCAAAATTCATACAGCTTTTGTTTGCAAAATAAACTTACTGCTCAGCCGCCTGCCGCAGTGCCGCAACCGCCGCAGCGTAGTCCGGCTTACCCACAACAGCGCTGCCCGCGACACAGATATCCGCGCCGGCTTTTTTTGCGGCGGCAATGGTGCCCGTATTGATGCCGCCATCTATTTCAATCAGCAGGTGCGGTGCGCGCCGCTTTAAAATGCGCACTTTTTCCAGCACGGTGGGGTTAAACTTCTGCCCGCCAAATCCCGGCTCCACGCTCATTACCAACACCATGTCTACCGCGCCAAGGTAAGGGAACAGTGTCTCTACCGGCGTACCGGGATTGATGGAAATGCCCGCTTTTGCGCCGGCCGTGTGTATCTGCGCAATCGTCTGCAGCGGGTTGCCCTCTGACTCTTGATGAAACGTGACCCAGTCTGCGCCAGCTGCAACAAACTGCGAAACATACCGCTGCGGCTGCGAAATCATCAGGTGTACGTCCAGCGGCTTTTGGGTCAGCGCGCGCAGCGACTGCACCATGTGCGGCCCAAAGGTAATATTAGGCACAAAGTGCCCATCCATAACGTCTATATGCACCCAGTCCCCGCCGGCTTTTTCCAGCTGATGAATCTCTTCGCCCAGCCTTGAAAAGTCAGCACCTAAAATCGATACTGCGATCTTCATGGCAGCTCCTCCTTTTTCGAATCCCCATCATTTGCTTTTCGCCAAACTGCAAAAAGCTTTCTGTTTTTATTGTACCACAAATCTGCCCCGGCGAAAACAACCGAAAAAGGCCGGCAGGCATTTTCTGCCCACCGGCCTTCATCTATGATTAAGCGGCTGTCAAAGCTTTGCTCCGCACTTACAGTGTATGCTTTTGCAGGCTGTTTGTGCAGTTCCGCTTTTCCTTTTCAAATTTTATAGATTAAATTTTACAGAATCTTAGGCGACTCTGCGGCTTTCCTCTACTGCAGCACTTAAAGCCTGCCGATAGGCGGCCTCATGGCGACGGCGAATCTCAGCGCGGTGGCGGCGCTCAGCGTGTGCCACACGGCGGTCGTGCGCTTCCCGCAGCATCACTGCCAGCGCACATACGGTCATAATGCCACCCAGCAGAGCCTCTGCAACAGCCAAACCAACGCTTTCCTGCGGCATAACAACAGACATACCGCCCATCGTCAGCAGCAGCGCACATAGGAACCGGCTTTTGCGGGTTTGGGGGCGGAAAAAAGCGCCCAGCACGCATACCCCGGCAATCAGAAGAAGCCCGACATACACACAGCCATCCATTTTTTTCGCCCTCCCATTTTGTTTTGGTTACTATTATGTTAACATTAACCGTTTCATTTTGCAAGTATTTTATTACAAAAAATTCATTTTTTCACCTGTTTGATTACAAAAGGAAAACAAAAAAATACCGCCTCTGCGCGGCGGCTGCCGCTGCAGAAAGCGATATCAAAAGGTTTTCAGGTCAGTTGAGAATATAGATATTCATCGTGCGGCGGCCAAAGCTTTCGCATTCGGCCTCGGTATTCATGTACAGGTCTACTACCGTAGAGCTGCTGTAAATGAATCCCCCGGTATCTGCGGCCACACAGTAGCCGTACACATAGCTGCCGTCTGCCGAAGCAATGTACAGGCGGGTGCCGTACGGAATTTCGCTTGGGTCTACTGCGACCCGGCCGACCGCTGCAGGTGCGCCGGTGGCTGTAGTGCCGCCGCCGCTGTATGCGGTGCATTTGCCGGTAATCACACGGCTGTAGGAAAGGCCGTTTGCTGTTGTTGTCTTTTTGCTGCTTGTGCTCGCAGAAGCACTGGAGGAGCTGCTCGTACTGGAGGAAGCAGAAGAAGCGGTGCTGCTTGCGACGGTCTGTTTCTGCTTGGTGCCTTTCAGCACCACTTTGTTGGTTGCCGCCTTTGTGACAGTTTCAGAAGCAACCGTTGTCTCGCTCGCTTTTCCGTTTATGTACTTCGTGCGCTTGACAACCTGCTTCTGGCCATTGCTGCCAGCAGTCTGTACAGAAGTCTCTCCGGCGGTCAGGCTGCTGTCCTCTTTTGTCACGGTCTCAAAGGGAATTTCCTCTGTTGTGGTGGTTTCCTGGTAGGTCACGCGCGAAACGGTCACGCTGTTTTTCTCGGTGTTTGTGCTCACAACGTCGTTGCTGCCCAAAGTCACGCCGGCCCGGCGCACGGTTTCCTCTGCGGAAACGGCGACCGGCTGCACCACCTGGTACTCGACGCCGTCTGCTGCAACCGTGACGATATGATTGCGCTTGACGGTGAGCAGTGTGTTTTCGGGCATGGGCTGGTCAAGCGGAACATTTACGATATCCACCTGCCCCAGCGTAACGCCGGCGGCTGTCAGCACCTGTCTTGCGGTATCGCCGTAGTGGGCGGTTGTTTCTTTGGTTTGTCCGTCTGCTGTAATGGTGACGGGGAATGCTGTGCGTACATCGACTTTTATTTTTCCTTCCACACTTGTGGAACGCAGGACCAAGTCACCGGTACTTGTGGTGACGCCTGCGGTTTTCAGGATGTCATTCGTGTCACCGCTCGTCAGCATGTAAAGCGTTTTGCTTTCTCCGTCTTTGGTAACGACCGCGCTTTGCGTGGCCGCCATGGCCGTGCCGGCGGTGCCGATACCAAAAGTAACGGCGGCGCCAAGCGCGAGCAACGTTCTGCCTGCCTTATGCATTACTGGTTCACCTGACTCTCTGTGTACATTCTGTGTTTTTACTCCTTCTCGGTCACAACC
Coding sequences within:
- the rpsO gene encoding 30S ribosomal protein S15, giving the protein MTKAEKTEIIKQYATHEGDTGSPEVQVAVLTKRINDLTEHLRTHQKDHHSRRGLLKMVGSRRSLLNYLERVDIERYRALIAKLNLRK
- the ribF gene encoding riboflavin biosynthesis protein RibF; amino-acid sequence: MKINKELIPSEEPTAVALGSFDGLHIGHRAVISQAVGQPGLTPTVLTFVHNPSCDLCGQCNVELMTEQQKEQVLETFGVQQLYLLRFSSIMNLTAEQFVENILMKVCNAKKVCCGFNFTFGAGGRANSDDLRRLCKEHGLAAAVEPAVMQGGAPVSSTRIRALVRDGRMEEAASLLGRPYGYLSPVKHGKKLGRQLGTPTLNQQVPASFVLPRFGVYASLVYLNGQVYCGVTNVGVRPTVGGHCVSAETWMPDYTGPEVYGETVRTDLLHFIRAEKKFSSVEALGRQIRRDGACAKQYLEKERLQAFA
- the infB gene encoding translation initiation factor IF-2, with product MMIKYRVHEVAKDLNVPNKDVIDVLQKYTGETKKHMTALTEEELDLVFEAFTQKNNQKDLNSYFAQREEKAVTVSEEGSEKEVPLKEAAEKKAQQPRQAQQRQPQTKQAQRPQQRQPQRQQPANRPAQQQKGKKEPFRQKATIIGHIGLGGESSLRHSHERIVDTRTHDVELDKYNEKYDRLANEKVKTDNVVHKQKLNQKSARYRRGRRPKRETEAERLRRIAAERKAKPITVQIPETITVGELALRLKATAAEVIKKLMQNGVFASINDEVDFDTASLVAMDFHAKVEKEVEVTIEEQIIDDSDDKEEDLVPRAPVVVVMGHVDHGKTSLLDAIRHTNVTDSEAGGITQHIGAYQVRIDDRMVTFLDTPGHEAFTTMRARGAMATDIAVLVVAADDGVMPQTIEAIHHAKAAKISIIVAINKIDKPGANPDLVMQQLTKYGLVPEEWGGDVPCIRVSAKQKTGIKDLLEMILLIADMKELKANPNRAAKGVIIEARIDKGRGPIATMLVQNGTLHQGDIVVAGASVGRVRAMANESGREIRSAKPSVPVEVTGLDSVPEAGDTFNAVSDERLARELVDQRRTEKKEEKFNARTKVTLDNLFEQMQLGDMKELQIIVKADVQGSVEAVTQSLEKLSNDEVRVNVIHGAVGAISESDVMLAAASNAIIVGFNVRPDPVAEENAKRDGVDIRLYRVIYNCIQEIESAMKGMLAPKYREVQLGRVECRETYKISSVGIVIGGHVVSGKVTRGASARVVRDGIVVADDTIASLRRFKDDVKEVAEGYDCGVCLEKFADIKVGDILEVYGMEEYQPE
- a CDS encoding YlxR family protein codes for the protein MCTGCGEMKPKKELVRVVRSPEGEISLDLTGRKPGRGAYVCRSLACLQRARKARRFEKAFSCQIPPEVYDRMEKEMEQDACSSK
- a CDS encoding bifunctional oligoribonuclease/PAP phosphatase NrnA, which translates into the protein MEVSLEAAAEWLSQQQDIAILCHQSPDGDAFGSGSALCRALRRLGKRAQVLCCDPVGRRFQFLFQGMEEQKFTPKTVVAVDLADEQLLGSLRPVYGGKVQLCIDHHPSNAHYAERWIVEPQAGATCEILYRFLPLLGAEIDEAVAADLYTGIITDTGCFQFVNTTPRTHRIAADLMERGIPTHKINRAMFATKSRERLELEKQALNQIEYYRNGEIAVIPLTRKMVAASGAGEDDTDGIANIPRAIEGVKVGITVKEKEDSLCKISLRAQPPVNASVICAKFGGGGHPGASGCSIPCNVKEAEKQIVAAVNDYLEQA
- the nusA gene encoding transcription termination factor NusA gives rise to the protein MKTSEEDIGIVASLEMLERERGIPKDYMVEQICKAITTACKNSYDNDNVTVSLNEKKNEFEVFLRKEVVDDVLDPNNEILLEKAREIDPTCAVGDQVSVQLHTKEFGRIAAHQARGVIRQGIRAGERGLMLQEFQSKHQELVSAVVERVDPRSGAATVLIGKSEAILPRSEMVGSEEFRDGDHIKVYVVDVRDTEKGPHAIISRTHPDLVKRLFETEVPEIYDGTVEIKAVSREAGSRTKLAVESHDPAVDAVGACIGARGGRVGAIVDELGGEKIDIVEYSDDPQKFIANALSPANVLSVEPAEDGSHACRVTVPDSQLSLAIGNKGQNARLAAKLTGWKIDIKPESGFYGEEDTQKPEEAPKAESEEAPKAEPEETPAE
- a CDS encoding ribosome maturation factor RimP; the protein is MAAKKKGPGTAQAVRALAEPLAAGLGLALWDVRFVKEGADWYLRIYIDKKGGVTIDDCVAMTHAVSDPLDEQDLVPGAYTLEVSSPGINRQLTRTEHFTACIGQPVWVRFIRPFADGSREAVGTLLASQNGAITLQNPQGETMEVPLADTAWVKLYDDDTMEENNEDE
- the truB gene encoding tRNA pseudouridine(55) synthase TruB yields the protein MTGVLVLDKPEGFTSFDAVAVLRRLTGERKIGHTGTLDPMATGVLPMLLGQATRALPFLGQRPKTYEASFAFGLSTDTQDRTGTVQARDGTPISQEKLAAALPRFTGKILQTPPMYSALRKNGVRLYDLARQGKTVQREPRAITIYQLRLLSYDAAARTGELTLTCSGGTYVRTLCADLGEALGSHGVMTALRRTEASGFSLQDALPLAEAKQMDRAALLQRVLPAETLFLDLPQVTVTQPQAGRFVNGGGLALQRVNLPAGLAGRCRVKDPQGRFLGLGAPDKEKDELRVVRLFVREDGTKHENQQGIDTQ
- a CDS encoding ribosomal L7Ae/L30e/S12e/Gadd45 family protein → MPAAASKILSFLGLCRRAGRLQLGHDPVLESMRCGKAYLVLLAQDLSEHSAGGIRHTAEELGVPVFTLPCTKEEMGAALGKLTGAAAVEDAGFAKRLKTLCTDR
- the rbfA gene encoding 30S ribosome-binding factor RbfA, which encodes MPSYKLDRTTEDIRRELTAIFRELKDPRVNNTLLSIVRVDLSRDLSYCTVYVSDMEGLARAQKAVQGLKSASGYIRHELASRLSLRHVPALTFKATDSIEYSANISRILDDLKEEKHGSES